A region of Arabidopsis thaliana chromosome 5, partial sequence DNA encodes the following proteins:
- the PIMT2 gene encoding protein-l-isoaspartate methyltransferase 2 (protein-l-isoaspartate methyltransferase 2 (PIMT2); FUNCTIONS IN: protein-L-isoaspartate (D-aspartate) O-methyltransferase activity; INVOLVED IN: protein modification process; LOCATED IN: cellular_component unknown; CONTAINS InterPro DOMAIN/s: Protein-L-isoaspartate(D-aspartate) O-methyltransferase (InterPro:IPR000682); BEST Arabidopsis thaliana protein match is: protein-l-isoaspartate methyltransferase 1 (TAIR:AT3G48330.2); Has 5551 Blast hits to 5550 proteins in 1430 species: Archae - 347; Bacteria - 3654; Metazoa - 345; Fungi - 95; Plants - 108; Viruses - 0; Other Eukaryotes - 1002 (source: NCBI BLink).), with the protein MNTNTQTEQQIIREETRIDKIIKKRKKKMRAQVLLCPTITAYGRLYCAPRRLHRYNSSSSSSQFLNLNLSRFSGALFFHMESGTGSSGKRGMVENLKRYGVISSKRVAQVMEALDRGLFVPVGSSAYVDTPVPIGYNATISAPHMHATCLQLLEDKLHPGMRALDVGSGTGYLTGCFALMVGAEGRVVGVDHIPELVDMSIKNIEKSVAASFLKKGSLSLHVGDGRKGWQEFAPYDAIHVGAAASEIPQPLLDQLKPGGRMVIPLGTYFQELKVIDKNEDGSIKVHTETSVRYVPLTSRVEQLGGF; encoded by the exons ATGAACACGAACACACAAACAGAACAACAGATCATCAGAGAAGAAACTAGAATtgacaaaattattaaaaagcgaaaaaagaaaatgagagcTCAGGTTTTATTATGTCCAACAATAACAGCTTATGGTCGTCTCTATTGTGCGCCACGTAGACTTCACCGCtacaattcatcatcatcatcatctcagTTTCTgaatctcaatctctctcgcTTCTCCGGTGCTCTCTTCTTCCACATGGAG AGTGGAACTGGCTCGAGCGGCAAGAGAGGGATGGTGGAAAATTTGAAGCGGTACGGTGTGATATCGTCGAAAAGAGTAGCTCAAGTTATGGAGGCTTTAGATAGAGGTCTCTTTGTACCAGTTGGTTCTTCAGCTTATGTTGATACTCCTGTACCTATAGGTTATAATGCTACCATTTCTGCTCCGCATATGCATGCTACTTGCTTGCAGCTCTTGGAAGATAAGCTCCACCCCGGGATGCGCGCTTTAGATGTCGGCTCAG GAACCGGGTACTTGACTGGCTGTTTTGCTTTGATGGTTGGAGCTGAGGGACGTGTTGTTGGCGTGGATCATATCCCTGAATTGGTTGATATGTCTATCAAGAATATCGAAAAGAGTGTTGCTGCTTCCTTTCTTAAGAAAGGATCTCTCTCCTTACATGTTGGGG ATGGAAGAAAAGGTTGGCAAGAGTTTGCACCGTATGATGCAATACACGTAGGAGCAGCGGCATCAGAAATCCCTCAGCCCCTTTTGGATCAGCTAAAACCCGGTGGACGAATGGTGATTCCACTAGGAACCTATTTTCAAGAGCTCAAGGTAATCGACAAAAACGAGGATGGTTCAATCAAGGTACATACCGAAACTTCAGTCCGGTATGTGCCCCTCACTAGCCGTGTCGAACAGTTAGGAGGattttga
- the PIMT2 gene encoding protein-l-isoaspartate methyltransferase 2 (protein-l-isoaspartate methyltransferase 2 (PIMT2); FUNCTIONS IN: protein-L-isoaspartate (D-aspartate) O-methyltransferase activity; INVOLVED IN: protein modification process; LOCATED IN: cellular_component unknown; CONTAINS InterPro DOMAIN/s: Protein-L-isoaspartate(D-aspartate) O-methyltransferase (InterPro:IPR000682); BEST Arabidopsis thaliana protein match is: protein-l-isoaspartate methyltransferase 1 (TAIR:AT3G48330.2); Has 5558 Blast hits to 5557 proteins in 1434 species: Archae - 348; Bacteria - 3661; Metazoa - 345; Fungi - 95; Plants - 108; Viruses - 0; Other Eukaryotes - 1001 (source: NCBI BLink).): MNTNTQTEQQIIREETRIDKIIKKRKKKMRAQVLLCPTITAYGRLYCAPRRLHRYNSSSSSSQFLNLNLSRFSGALFFHMEQFQSGTGSSGKRGMVENLKRYGVISSKRVAQVMEALDRGLFVPVGSSAYVDTPVPIGYNATISAPHMHATCLQLLEDKLHPGMRALDVGSGTGYLTGCFALMVGAEGRVVGVDHIPELVDMSIKNIEKSVAASFLKKGSLSLHVGDGRKGWQEFAPYDAIHVGAAASEIPQPLLDQLKPGGRMVIPLGTYFQELKVIDKNEDGSIKVHTETSVRYVPLTSRVEQLGGF, translated from the exons ATGAACACGAACACACAAACAGAACAACAGATCATCAGAGAAGAAACTAGAATtgacaaaattattaaaaagcgaaaaaagaaaatgagagcTCAGGTTTTATTATGTCCAACAATAACAGCTTATGGTCGTCTCTATTGTGCGCCACGTAGACTTCACCGCtacaattcatcatcatcatcatctcagTTTCTgaatctcaatctctctcgcTTCTCCGGTGCTCTCTTCTTCCACATGGAG CAATTCCAGAGTGGAACTGGCTCGAGCGGCAAGAGAGGGATGGTGGAAAATTTGAAGCGGTACGGTGTGATATCGTCGAAAAGAGTAGCTCAAGTTATGGAGGCTTTAGATAGAGGTCTCTTTGTACCAGTTGGTTCTTCAGCTTATGTTGATACTCCTGTACCTATAGGTTATAATGCTACCATTTCTGCTCCGCATATGCATGCTACTTGCTTGCAGCTCTTGGAAGATAAGCTCCACCCCGGGATGCGCGCTTTAGATGTCGGCTCAG GAACCGGGTACTTGACTGGCTGTTTTGCTTTGATGGTTGGAGCTGAGGGACGTGTTGTTGGCGTGGATCATATCCCTGAATTGGTTGATATGTCTATCAAGAATATCGAAAAGAGTGTTGCTGCTTCCTTTCTTAAGAAAGGATCTCTCTCCTTACATGTTGGGG ATGGAAGAAAAGGTTGGCAAGAGTTTGCACCGTATGATGCAATACACGTAGGAGCAGCGGCATCAGAAATCCCTCAGCCCCTTTTGGATCAGCTAAAACCCGGTGGACGAATGGTGATTCCACTAGGAACCTATTTTCAAGAGCTCAAGGTAATCGACAAAAACGAGGATGGTTCAATCAAGGTACATACCGAAACTTCAGTCCGGTATGTGCCCCTCACTAGCCGTGTCGAACAGTTAGGAGGattttga
- the PIMT2 gene encoding protein-l-isoaspartate methyltransferase 2 (protein-l-isoaspartate methyltransferase 2 (PIMT2); FUNCTIONS IN: protein-L-isoaspartate (D-aspartate) O-methyltransferase activity; INVOLVED IN: protein modification process; LOCATED IN: cellular_component unknown; CONTAINS InterPro DOMAIN/s: Protein-L-isoaspartate(D-aspartate) O-methyltransferase (InterPro:IPR000682); BEST Arabidopsis thaliana protein match is: protein-l-isoaspartate methyltransferase 1 (TAIR:AT3G48330.2); Has 30201 Blast hits to 17322 proteins in 780 species: Archae - 12; Bacteria - 1396; Metazoa - 17338; Fungi - 3422; Plants - 5037; Viruses - 0; Other Eukaryotes - 2996 (source: NCBI BLink).) yields the protein MVENLKRYGVISSKRVAQVMEALDRGLFVPVGSSAYVDTPVPIGYNATISAPHMHATCLQLLEDKLHPGMRALDVGSGTGYLTGCFALMVGAEGRVVGVDHIPELVDMSIKNIEKSVAASFLKKGSLSLHVGDGRKGWQEFAPYDAIHVGAAASEIPQPLLDQLKPGGRMVIPLGTYFQELKVIDKNEDGSIKVHTETSVRYVPLTSRVEQLGGF from the exons ATGGTGGAAAATTTGAAGCGGTACGGTGTGATATCGTCGAAAAGAGTAGCTCAAGTTATGGAGGCTTTAGATAGAGGTCTCTTTGTACCAGTTGGTTCTTCAGCTTATGTTGATACTCCTGTACCTATAGGTTATAATGCTACCATTTCTGCTCCGCATATGCATGCTACTTGCTTGCAGCTCTTGGAAGATAAGCTCCACCCCGGGATGCGCGCTTTAGATGTCGGCTCAG GAACCGGGTACTTGACTGGCTGTTTTGCTTTGATGGTTGGAGCTGAGGGACGTGTTGTTGGCGTGGATCATATCCCTGAATTGGTTGATATGTCTATCAAGAATATCGAAAAGAGTGTTGCTGCTTCCTTTCTTAAGAAAGGATCTCTCTCCTTACATGTTGGGG ATGGAAGAAAAGGTTGGCAAGAGTTTGCACCGTATGATGCAATACACGTAGGAGCAGCGGCATCAGAAATCCCTCAGCCCCTTTTGGATCAGCTAAAACCCGGTGGACGAATGGTGATTCCACTAGGAACCTATTTTCAAGAGCTCAAGGTAATCGACAAAAACGAGGATGGTTCAATCAAGGTACATACCGAAACTTCAGTCCGGTATGTGCCCCTCACTAGCCGTGTCGAACAGTTAGGAGGattttga
- the PIMT2 gene encoding protein-l-isoaspartate methyltransferase 2 produces MHATCLQLLEDKLHPGMRALDVGSGTGYLTGCFALMVGAEGRVVGVDHIPELVDMSIKNIEKSVAASFLKKGSLSLHVGDGRKGWQEFAPYDAIHVGAAASEIPQPLLDQLKPGGRMVIPLGTYFQELKVIDKNEDGSIKVHTETSVRYVPLTSRVEQLGGF; encoded by the exons ATGCATGCTACTTGCTTGCAGCTCTTGGAAGATAAGCTCCACCCCGGGATGCGCGCTTTAGATGTCGGCTCAG GAACCGGGTACTTGACTGGCTGTTTTGCTTTGATGGTTGGAGCTGAGGGACGTGTTGTTGGCGTGGATCATATCCCTGAATTGGTTGATATGTCTATCAAGAATATCGAAAAGAGTGTTGCTGCTTCCTTTCTTAAGAAAGGATCTCTCTCCTTACATGTTGGGG ATGGAAGAAAAGGTTGGCAAGAGTTTGCACCGTATGATGCAATACACGTAGGAGCAGCGGCATCAGAAATCCCTCAGCCCCTTTTGGATCAGCTAAAACCCGGTGGACGAATGGTGATTCCACTAGGAACCTATTTTCAAGAGCTCAAGGTAATCGACAAAAACGAGGATGGTTCAATCAAGGTACATACCGAAACTTCAGTCCGGTATGTGCCCCTCACTAGCCGTGTCGAACAGTTAGGAGGattttga
- the CP31B gene encoding chloroplast RNA-binding protein 31B (chloroplast RNA-binding protein 31B (CP31B); FUNCTIONS IN: RNA binding, poly(U) RNA binding; INVOLVED IN: RNA modification, innate immune response; LOCATED IN: chloroplast stroma, chloroplast, chloroplast envelope; EXPRESSED IN: 23 plant structures; EXPRESSED DURING: 13 growth stages; CONTAINS InterPro DOMAIN/s: RNA recognition motif, RNP-1 (InterPro:IPR000504), Nucleotide-binding, alpha-beta plait (InterPro:IPR012677); BEST Arabidopsis thaliana protein match is: 31-kDa RNA binding protein (TAIR:AT4G24770.1); Has 1807 Blast hits to 1807 proteins in 277 species: Archae - 0; Bacteria - 0; Metazoa - 736; Fungi - 347; Plants - 385; Viruses - 0; Other Eukaryotes - 339 (source: NCBI BLink).) yields the protein MTSSVLTPSLKLLAMTNSSSSTLFCIPSIFNISSSESHRFNFSLSSRPVNLTLSLKSKTLRNSSPVVTFVSQTSNWAEEEEGEDGSIGGTSVTVDESFESEDGVGFPEPPEEAKLFVGNLPYDVDSQALAMLFEQAGTVEISEVIYNRDTDQSRGFGFVTMSTVEEAEKAVEKFNSFEVNGRRLTVNRAAPRGSRPERQPRVYDAAFRIYVGNLPWDVDSGRLERLFSEHGKVVDARVVSDRETGRSRGFGFVQMSNENEVNVAIAALDGQNLEGRAIKVNVAEERTRR from the exons atgaCTTCTTCAGTACTAACCCCAAGCTTAAAGCTTTTAGCTATGACGAATTCTTCCTCTTCGACCCTTTTTTGTATTCCTTCTATCTTCAACATCTCGTCCTCTGAATCTCACCGCTTCAATTTTTCCTTATCCTCACGACCCGTTAATCTCACACTCTCtctcaaatccaaaactcTTCGTAACTCATCTCCTGTTGTTACTTTCGTTTCCCAAACTTCGAATTGggctgaggaagaagaaggtgaggaTGGAAGCATCGGAGGTACTTCAGTCACTGTAGATGAGAGTTTCGAGTCTGAAGACGGTGTTGGATTCCCGGAGCCACCGGAAGAGGCTAAATTATTCGTCGGAAACTTGCCGTACGATGTTGATAGTCAAGCTTTAGCTATGCTCTTTGAACAAGCTGGTACTGTTGAGATTTCAGAG GTTATATACAATAGGGACACTGATCAAAGTCGTGGATTTGGGTTTGTAACAATGAGTACagttgaagaagcagagaaagctGTTGAGAAGTTCAATAGTTTT GAAGTGAATGGGAGGCGTTTGACAGTAAACAGAGCAGCTCCAAGAGGATCAAGACCTGAACGACAACCTCGTGTATATGATGCTGCGTTTAGGATCTATGTTGGGAACCTGCCATGGGATGTGGATAGTGGTCGTTTGGAACGATTATTTAGCGAGCATGGGAAAGTAGTTGATGCCCGAGTGGTTTCTGATAGAGAGACAGGTCGTTCACGTGGGTTTGGGTTTGTTCAAATGTCGAATGAGAATGAAGTTAACGTTGCCATTGCTGCTCTTGATGGACAG AATTTGGAAGGCAGAGCAATTAAAGTGAACGTGGCTGAGGAACGAACAAGGCGTTGA
- the CEP1 gene encoding Cysteine proteinases superfamily protein (Cysteine proteinases superfamily protein; FUNCTIONS IN: cysteine-type endopeptidase activity, cysteine-type peptidase activity; INVOLVED IN: proteolysis; LOCATED IN: endomembrane system; EXPRESSED IN: 8 plant structures; EXPRESSED DURING: 4 anthesis, C globular stage, petal differentiation and expansion stage; CONTAINS InterPro DOMAIN/s: Peptidase C1A, papain (InterPro:IPR013128), Proteinase inhibitor I29, cathepsin propeptide (InterPro:IPR013201), Peptidase C1A, papain C-terminal (InterPro:IPR000668), Peptidase, cysteine peptidase active site (InterPro:IPR000169); BEST Arabidopsis thaliana protein match is: Cysteine proteinases superfamily protein (TAIR:AT3G48340.1); Has 30201 Blast hits to 17322 proteins in 780 species: Archae - 12; Bacteria - 1396; Metazoa - 17338; Fungi - 3422; Plants - 5037; Viruses - 0; Other Eukaryotes - 2996 (source: NCBI BLink).) gives MKRFIVLALCMLMVLETTKGLDFHNKDVESENSLWELYERWRSHHTVARSLEEKAKRFNVFKHNVKHIHETNKKDKSYKLKLNKFGDMTSEEFRRTYAGSNIKHHRMFQGEKKATKSFMYANVNTLPTSVDWRKNGAVTPVKNQGQCGSCWAFSTVVAVEGINQIRTKKLTSLSEQELVDCDTNQNQGCNGGLMDLAFEFIKEKGGLTSELVYPYKASDETCDTNKENAPVVSIDGHEDVPKNSEDDLMKAVANQPVSVAIDAGGSDFQFYSEGVFTGRCGTELNHGVAVVGYGTTIDGTKYWIVKNSWGEEWGEKGYIRMQRGIRHKEGLCGIAMEASYPLKNSNTNPSRLSLDSLKDEL, from the exons ATGAAGCGATTTATTGTTCTTGCGCTTTGCATGCTTATGGTTCTTGAAACCACAAAGGGTTTAGATTTCCATAACAAAGATGTGGAATCAGAGAATAGCTTGTGGGAGCTATACGAACGGTGGAGGAGTCACCACACTGTTGCTAGGAGCCTTGAAGAGAAAGCTAAGAGGTTCAACGTGTTCAAGCACAACGTGAAGCACATCCATGAGACCAACAAGAAGGATAAATCTTACAAGCTCAAGCTAAACAAGTTTGGTGACATGACTAGTGAAGAATTTAGGAGAACATACGCTGGTTCAAACATCAAACATCATAGGATGTTTCAAGGCGAAAAAAAGGCCACAAAGAGCTTCATGTATGCAAATGTAAATACTCTCCCAACCTCCGTTGATTGGAGAAAGAATGGAGCCGTCACTCCTGTCAAAAACCAAGGCCAATGCG GGAGTTGTTGGGCGTTTTCAACAGTTGTTGCGGTGGAAGGGATCAACCAAATAAGAACTAAAAAGCTGACATCACTCTCAGAGCAAGAGCTAGTAGATTGTGATACAAACCAGAACCAAGGATGCAATGGAGGTCTAATGGACCTTGCTTTTGAGTTCATCAAGGAGAAAGGAGGACTCACAAGTGAGCTAGTGTACCCTTACAAGGCTTCTGATGAAACTTGTgacacaaacaaagaaaatgctCCGGTAGTTTCAATCGATGGACACGAAGATGTTCCTAAGAACAGCGAGGatgatctaatgaaagctGTTGCTAATCAGCCTGTTTCTGTTGCTATTGATGCTGGAGGCTCAGACTTTCAATTCTACTCCGAG GGAGTGTTTACCGGGAGATGCGGAACAGAGCTAAACCATGGAGTTGCGGTAGTAGGGTATGGAACAACGATAGACGGAACAAAGTATTGGATTGTTAAGAATTCATGGGGAGAGGAATGGGGAGAGAAAGGATACATAAGAATGCAGAGAGGGATTCGTCATAAAGAAGGACTTTGTGGTATTGCAATGGAAGCTTCTTATCCTCTCAAGAACTCCAACACTAACCCTTCTAGACTTTCCTTGGACTCGCTTAAGGATGAACTCTAA
- a CDS encoding F-box/RNI-like/FBD-like domains-containing protein → MDRISGLPDELLLRVLSLLPNVKDVVVTMVLSKRWQFLWMMVPKLVYDDSYQNLEYGKFSRFVDRSLFMRKAPGIETLHFKLGQNCGNGDIQWWIRAASKFCFRELIIEINCSTSASPSILPRSLYTECRMLVTLKLKKAVLVDVSSPTCFPSLKNLSLVSVKYPGNEFVKSLLSSCHVLEDLVVEQCINDNVTIFSVKVPSLKSLVLRTSKERAPDGESGFVVEAPSLEYLDIDQTGGFCVIENGMPNLAEAYVSVLHHHPVKFLSSITSVKRLYLCLLPHRICILLDVSSTVLYISRYALVTMSG, encoded by the exons ATGGATAGGATAAGTGGGCTGCCTGATGAGCTACTCTTGAGAGTATTGTCGTTACTACCTAATGTGAAAGATGTTGTTGTCACAATGGTTTTGTCTAAACGATGGCAGTTTCTTTGGATGATGGTGCCAAAACTTGTTTATGATGATAGCTATCAGAATCTCGAGTATGGAAAGTTTTCACGGTTTGTTGACAGATCTTTGTTTATGCGAAAGGCTCCAGGTATAGAAACTTTGCATTTCAAACTAGGTCAAAACTGTGGTAATGGAGATATTCAATGGTGGATTAGAGCTGCtagtaaattttgttttcgtgAGCTGATCATCGAAATCAACTGCTCTACTAGTGCATCTCCATCCATACTTCCAAGGAGTTTGTACACAGAGTGTAGAATGCTTGTGACgctgaaactaaaaaaagcGGTTCTTGTAGATGTTTCTTCACCGACGTGTTTTCCATCCCTCAAAAATTTGAGCCTTGTATCTGTGAAGTACCCTGGTAATGAATTTGTCAAgagtcttttatcaagttgTCATGTTCTTGAAGACTTGGTTGTGGAACAATGTATAAATGATAATGTGACTATCTTCTCCGTTAAAGTTCCTTCTCTAAAGAGTTTAGTCTTGCGTACATCAAAAGAGAGAGCTCCAGATGGGGAAAGTGGGTTTGTGGTAGAGGCCCCTTCTTTGGAATACTTGGACATTGATCAAACGGGTGGGTTTTGTGTCATTGAGAATGGAATGCCTAATCTTGCTGAGGCATATGTTAGTGTTCTTCACCATCATCCAGTGAAGTTCCTGAGTTCTATTACTTCAGTCAAGCGTCtctatttatgtttattaCCACACAG GATATGTATCCTATTAGATGTGTCTTCCACCGTCTTGTACATATCACGCTATGCACTTGTGACGATGAGTGGTTGA
- a CDS encoding F-box/RNI-like/FBD-like domains-containing protein (F-box/RNI-like/FBD-like domains-containing protein; CONTAINS InterPro DOMAIN/s: FBD (InterPro:IPR013596), F-box domain, Skp2-like (InterPro:IPR022364), FBD-like (InterPro:IPR006566), Leucine-rich repeat 2 (InterPro:IPR013101); BEST Arabidopsis thaliana protein match is: F-box/RNI-like/FBD-like domains-containing protein (TAIR:AT1G32375.1); Has 30201 Blast hits to 17322 proteins in 780 species: Archae - 12; Bacteria - 1396; Metazoa - 17338; Fungi - 3422; Plants - 5037; Viruses - 0; Other Eukaryotes - 2996 (source: NCBI BLink).) has protein sequence MDRISGLPDELLLRVLSLLPNVKDVVVTMVLSKRWQFLWMMVPKLVYDDSYQNLEYGKFSRFVDRSLFMRKAPGIETLHFKLGQNCGNGDIQWWIRAASKFCFRELIIEINCSTSASPSILPRSLYTECRMLVTLKLKKAVLVDVSSPTCFPSLKNLSLVSVKYPGNEFVKSLLSSCHVLEDLVVEQCINDNVTIFSVKVPSLKSLVLRTSKERAPDGESGFVVEAPSLEYLDIDQTGGFCVIENGMPNLAEAYVSVLHHHPVKFLSSITSVKRLYLCLLPHSILSCMQDMYPIRCVFHRLVHITLCTCDDEWLNLLACLLKGSPKLISLKLEKHHGHLICSPSPLRDDLSSVPECVLSSLETVEWVDYEGTEAERQLVEFILRNGSCLKKFVISPESVNPDKKYEMI, from the exons ATGGATAGGATAAGTGGGCTGCCTGATGAGCTACTCTTGAGAGTATTGTCGTTACTACCTAATGTGAAAGATGTTGTTGTCACAATGGTTTTGTCTAAACGATGGCAGTTTCTTTGGATGATGGTGCCAAAACTTGTTTATGATGATAGCTATCAGAATCTCGAGTATGGAAAGTTTTCACGGTTTGTTGACAGATCTTTGTTTATGCGAAAGGCTCCAGGTATAGAAACTTTGCATTTCAAACTAGGTCAAAACTGTGGTAATGGAGATATTCAATGGTGGATTAGAGCTGCtagtaaattttgttttcgtgAGCTGATCATCGAAATCAACTGCTCTACTAGTGCATCTCCATCCATACTTCCAAGGAGTTTGTACACAGAGTGTAGAATGCTTGTGACgctgaaactaaaaaaagcGGTTCTTGTAGATGTTTCTTCACCGACGTGTTTTCCATCCCTCAAAAATTTGAGCCTTGTATCTGTGAAGTACCCTGGTAATGAATTTGTCAAgagtcttttatcaagttgTCATGTTCTTGAAGACTTGGTTGTGGAACAATGTATAAATGATAATGTGACTATCTTCTCCGTTAAAGTTCCTTCTCTAAAGAGTTTAGTCTTGCGTACATCAAAAGAGAGAGCTCCAGATGGGGAAAGTGGGTTTGTGGTAGAGGCCCCTTCTTTGGAATACTTGGACATTGATCAAACGGGTGGGTTTTGTGTCATTGAGAATGGAATGCCTAATCTTGCTGAGGCATATGTTAGTGTTCTTCACCATCATCCAGTGAAGTTCCTGAGTTCTATTACTTCAGTCAAGCGTCtctatttatgtttattaCCACACAG TATTCTGTCTTGTATGCAGGATATGTATCCTATTAGATGTGTCTTCCACCGTCTTGTACATATCACGCTATGCACTTGTGACGATGAGTGGTTGAATCTACTTGCGTGTCTTCTCAAAGGTTCCCCTAAACTAATATCTCTCAAACTTGAAaag CACCATGGCCATTTGATTTGTTCACCAAGCCCTTTACGGGATGATCTGAGTTCAGTTCCTGAATGTGTTTTATCGAGTCTTGAAACCGTTGAATGGGTTGACTATGAAGGAACAGAAGCAGAGAGACAACTGGTAGAGTTTATCTTGAGAAACGGAAGCTGTTTAAAAAAGTTCGTTATCTCCCCCGAATCCGTTAATCCCGACAAAAAATATGAGATGATTTAG